The following proteins are co-located in the Bombus pyrosoma isolate SC7728 linkage group LG12, ASM1482585v1, whole genome shotgun sequence genome:
- the LOC122573463 gene encoding acetyl-CoA carboxylase isoform X3 → MKSVLLHRERFVTVLLIAPVFVGFTFAVIARRYVHFGPIFTDRAQQGWWADIIPAIRFLNFDRGNEGNIDREADDKENSEQDVNRSNDSSSTMSENPVSFVVGEPDNDRSEELEIEDSFPSESYDITTTQVQQNAMVGLIERRKRLRPSMSQGTVMIQTQSRLQEKDFTIATPEEFVHRFGGTKVINKVLIANNGIAAVKCMRSIRRWSYEMFKNERAVRFVVMVTPEDLKANAEYIKMADQYVPVPGGTNNNNYANVELIVDIAVRTQVQAVWAGWGHASENPKLPELLHKNNMCFIGPSERAMWALGDKIASSIVAQTADVPTLPWSGSELKAQYSGKKIKISSELFKKGCVSTVEECLAAANKIGFPIMVKASEGGGGKGIRKVENAEELPTLFRQVQTEIPGSPIFIMKLAKCARHLEVQLLADNYGNAISLFGRDCSIQRRHQKIIEEAPAVVAKPEVFEEMEKAAVRLAKMVGYVSAGTVEYLYDTSGRYYFLELNPRLQVEHPCTEMVSDVNLPAAQLQIAMGLPLHHIKDIRLLYGESPWGDSVIDFDQPRHKPQPWGHVIAARITSENPDEGFKPSSGTVQELNFRSSKNVWGYFSVAASGGLHEFADSQFGHCFSWGEDRNQARENLVIALKELSIRGDFRTTVEYLITLLETESFQQNNIDTAWLDLLIAERVRSDKPDILLAITCGALHIADRTITAAFSGFQTALEKGQIQASNDLDNVIDVELINDGYKYKIQTAKSGPNSYFLVMNGSYKEVELHRLSDGGLLVSLDGASFTTYMREEVDRYRIIIGNQTCIFEKDNDPSLLRSPSAGKLISYLVDDGGHVDAGQAYAEIEVMKMVMTITASEAGSVFYVKRPGAILEAGTLIARLELDDPSLVTKAQEYTGKFPETVAPAISEKLNHLHAEYRTALENTLGGYCLPDPYHVPRVRELLEKFMNSLRDPSLPLLELQEVIATISGRIPISVEKKIRKLMSLYERNITSVLAQFPSQQIAAVIDGHAASLSKRSERDVFFLTTEAIVQLVQRYRNGIRGRMKTAVHELLRQYYTVESQFQQGHYDKCVSALIDEYKDDVGTITAMIFSHNQVTKKNVLVTMLIDHLWANEPGLTDELSSTLTELTSLNRTEHSRVALRARQILIAAHQPAYELRHNQMESIFLSAVDMYGHDFHPENLEKLILSETSIFDILHDFFYHSNRTVCNAALEVYVRRSYISYELTCVQHLELSGEVPLVHFQFLLPNNHPNIQNQSSVNHRVGAMAAFQDMDQFTRYSDEVFDLLEDLSSITSTSAKVLAEAVDAAASESRHSTSINVSLSTAENTGTVEMGERSAEPVHILSIAVQEKENHDDVTMAKLFGDWCAANKEELISRDIRRITFTVLKKRQFPKFFTYRQRDGFVEDKIYRHLEPGCAFQLELNRMRTYDLEALPTSNQKMHLYLGRAKVAKGQQVTDYRFFIRSIIRHSDLITKEASFDYLHNEGERVLLEAMDELEVAFSHPLAKRTECNHIFLNFVPTVIMDPVRIEESVTSMVLRYGPRLWKLRVRQAEIKMTIRPAPGKPTSILRLCIANDSGYSIDLHLYMEATDPKTGIIRFESYPSSTANGTWRPGPMHGLPISTPYLTKDYLQAKRFQAQSSGTTYVYDLPDMFRQQTEKMWIKHIEERPQCNITIPNPVMDCVELVLEGDNLVEQKRLPGENNVGMVAWRLRLYTPEYPVSGRDIILIANDLTHLIGSFGPKEDLVFCRASERARQLGIPRIYFSANSGARIGLAEEVKALFRIAWEDEDEPEKGFRYIYLTPDDYARLAPLNSVKTSLIEDKGESRYKITDIIGKDDGLGVENLKYAGMIAGETSKAYDEIVTISIVSCRAIGIGAYLVRLGQRVIQIENSHIILTGYKALNTVLGREVYASNNQLGGIQIMHNNGVSHATNVRDLEGVATALRWLSYCPKFKGAPLPILSAPFPDPVDREIMYVPTKAAYDPRFMLEGRIQNGTNYWESGFFDRGSWQEIMRPWAQTVVTGRARLGGIPCGVIAVETRTVELHLPADPANLDSEAKTISQAGQVWFPDSAYKTAQAIKDFGKEELPLFIFANWRGFSGGMKDMYEQIIKFGAYIVDGLREYTKPIFVYIPPNGELRGGAWAVVDPTINPRYMEMFADNTSRGGVLEPGGIVEIKFRSKDIIKAMHRVDSVIQKLKENLTNANSAEERTDIEGQIRKREQLLEPMYRQVAVHFADLHDTPERMFEKNTIHDIIPWQKARKLLYWRLRRRLLEDEIKKEILSTQHTLDVRQVGAMLRRWFIEDKGATESYLWDQDEAATNWLENQRQDENSVVSRNITCVRQDAIVSRVKEALETCPEVRLNAILEIAHRLQPAERAELQRTLLQIETTTQEHHNDSSASS, encoded by the exons GCCTAGCATGTCGCAGGGCACGGTGATGATTCAGACGCAAAGCCGGTTACAGGAAAAGGACTTCACTATTGCCACACCCGAGGAGTTTGTGCATCGTTTCGGCGGTACCAAAGTTATCAACAAG GTCCTAATCGCCAACAACGGAATAGCGGCAGTAAAATGTATGCGTTCGATCCGACGATGGTCCTACGAAATGTTCAAGAACGAACGCGCCGTGCGTTTCGTCGTGATGGTCACTCCGGAAGATCTAAAAGCGAACGCGGAATATATCAAAATGGCAGATCAGTATGTGCCCGTGCCAGGTGGAACCAACAACAACAATTATGCGAACGTCGAATTGATCGTAGACATCGCCGTACGCACTCAGGTCCAGGCTGTATGGGCTGGTTGGGGTCATGCCTCTGAAAATCCAAAATTGCCAGAATTACTCCACAAAAATAACATGTGTTTCATTG GGCCATCCGAGAGAGCAATGTGGGCCCTTGGAGATAAGATCGCGTCAAGTATTGTAGCGCAAACTGCAGATGTACCGACACTTCCTTGGTCAGGTTCGGAACTAAAGGCACAGTACAgtggaaaaaagataaaaatatcttcggAACTTTTCAAGAAAGGGTGCGTTTCGACGGTAGAAGAATGCTTGGCAGCAGCTAACAAGATAGGCTTTCCTATAATGGTGAAAGCTAGCGAGGGAGGTGGTGGAAAAGGTATCAGAAAGGTGGAGAACGCTGAAGAATTGCCCACATTGTTTAG GCAGGTACAAACTGAAATACCTGGATCTCCGATATTCATTATGAAATTGGCAAAATGTGCTCGCCATTTAGAGGTTCAATTATTAGCTGACAATTATGGAAACGCGATATCGTTATTTGGTCGTGACTGTTCTATTCAGAGAAGACATCAAAAGATTATCGAAGAAGCGCCTGCTGTGGTTGCTAAACCCGAAGTCTTTGAAGAGATGGAAAAA GCTGCTGTAAGATTGGCCAAAATGGTTGGATATGTCAGCGCAGGTACTGTCGAATACCTATACGACACTTCTGGACGATATTACTTTTTGGAATTGAATCCACGTCTTCAAGTGGAACATCCATGTACTGAAATGGTATCCGATGTTAATTTGCCCGCGGCACAACTTCAAATTGCTATGGGGTTACCATTACATCATATTAAAGATATTCGTCTTCTTTATGGTGAAAGTCCATGGGGAGATAGTGTCATTGACTTCGATCAACCGAGACACAAACCCCAACCATGGGGTCATGTAATAGCTGCGAGAATTACTAGTGAAAATCCTGATGAag GTTTTAAACCGAGTTCTGGTACGGTGCAAGAACTGAATTTCCGATCCTCGAAGAATGTTTGGGGTTACTTCTCGGTAGCAGCTTCCGGAGGTCTCCACGAATTTGCAGACTCACAATTTGGACATTGTTTCTCTTGGGGAGAGGATCGTAACCAGGCTCGAGAAAATTTGGTCATAGCTTTAAAAGAATTGAGCATTAGGGGCGATTTCAGAACCACCGTCGAATATTTGATTACGCTATTAGAAACTGAATCTTTTCAACAGAACAATATAGATACTGCGTGGCTTGATTTGTTGATTGCTGAACGCGTTAGGAGTGACAAACCAGATATATTATTAGCCATAACATGCGGTGCGCTTCATATCGCTGATAGAACAATCACTGCCGCTTTTAGTGGATTTCAAACAGCATTGGAGAAAGGACAAATTCAAGCCAGCAATGATTTAGATAATGTTATCGAC gTTGAACTCATTAACGACggatacaaatataaaatacagactGCTAAGTCAGGCCCTAATAGTTATTTTCTTGTTATGAACGGTTCCTATAAAGAAGTAGAACTACACCGACTATCGGATGGAGGATTATTGGTCTCTTTGGATGGTGCAAGTTTCACGACTTACATGAGGGAGGAAGTCGATCGTTACAGAATCATCATTGGAAATCAAACCTGTATCTTCGAAAAGGACAACGATCCTTCTTTATTGAGGTCACCATCAGCTGGCAAACTAATTAGCTATCTAGTCGATGATGGTGGTCACGTAGACGCTGGACAAGCATACGCAGAAATTGAAGTCATGAAAATGGTAATGACAATAACAGCGAGCGAAGCTGGTAGCGTCTTTTATGTTAAAAGACCAGGTGCCATTCTCGAGGCCGGTACCTTGATTGCTCGATTAGAATTGGACGATCCATCTCTGGTAACAAAAGCTCAGGAGTACACTGGTAAATTCCCGGAAACTGTAGCTCCAgcaatttctgaaaaattgaatcatCTTCATGCTGAATACAGAACAGCTTTAGAAAACACTCTAGGAGGATATTGTTTACCAGATCCGTACCACGTACCTCGAGTACGAGAACTTCTTGAGAAATTCATGAATTCCCTTCGTGACCCTAGCTTACCATTGCTTGAACTTCAAGAAGTGATCGCGACGATATCAGGAAGAATTCCGATTTCCGTAGAGAAAAAGATCAGGAAATTGATGTCGCTGTACGAAAGAAACATAACTTCTGTTTTAGCTCAATTTCCTAGTCAACAAATTGCTGCTGTGATCGATGGACATGCAGCAAGTCTTTCCAAGCGATCTGAACGCGACGTCTTCTTTTTAACTACCGAAGCTATAGTGCAACTAGTACAAAGATATAGGAACGGAATACGTGGAAGAATGAAGACCGCTGTTCACGAACTTCTTCGACAATATTACACCGTTGAAAGCCAGTTCCAACAAGGACATTACGATAAATGCGTTTCTGCTTTAATCGATGAGTACAAAGATGATGTAGGAACGATAACAGCTATGATTTTTAGCCATAACCAAGTCACGAAGAAGAACGTTTTGGTAACTATGCTCATAGATCATCTCTGGGCGAATGAACCTGGTCTTACGGACGAGTTATCGAGCACGCTGACGGAATTAACGAGCCTGAATCGTACAGAGCATAGTCGTGTCGCGTTACGTGCGAGACAAATTCTAATCGCTGCTCACCAACCTGCTTACGAGTTAAGACACAACCAAATGGAATCTATATTCTTGTCAGCGGTAGACATGTACGGCCATGATTTCCATCCAGAAAACTTAGAGAAACTTATCCTTTCCGAAACAtctattttcgatattttacatgaCTTCTTCTATCATTCCAATCGTACAGTTTGCAATGCTGCTTTGGAGGTTTATGTTCGCAGATCTTATATCAGTTATGAGTTGACTTGCGTGCAACATCTGGAATTGTCTGGTGAAGTACCGCTTGtacatttccaatttttgCTGCCTAACAATCATCCTAACATACAAAACCAATCTTCGGTTAATCACAGAGTCGGGGCTATGGCAGCTTTCCAAGACATGGATCAATTCACCCGATATTCCGACGAAGTTTTCGACCTCCTAGAGGATCTGTCTTCGATTACCTCAACTTCGGCTAAAGTTTTAGCAGAGGCAGTGGACGCAGCTGCAAGCGAATCGAGACACAGCACGTCCATAAACGTATCTTTAAGCACTGCGGAAAATACTGGTACAGTGGAAATGGGTGAACGATCTGCAGAACCGGTACATATTTTGAGCATTGCCGtccaagagaaagaaaatcacGATGACGTTACGATGGCGAAACTCTTTGGAGATTGGTGCGCCGCGAACAAAGAGGAATTAATCTCACGAGACATACGAAGGATCACTTTCACTGTTTTAAAGAAAAGACAATTCCCAAAATTCTTTACATATCGTCAAAGAGATGGTTTTgttgaagataaaatttatcgacATCTCGAGCCTGGTTGTGCTTTCCAATTGGAATTAAACAGAATGAGAACTTACGATCTTGAAGCTCTGCCAACCTCGAATCAAAAAATGCATCTTTACCTTGGCCGGGCGAAGGTTGCCAAAGGACAACAAGTCACGGATTATCGTTTCTTCATTCGTTCCATTATAAGACACTCTGATCTTATCACGAAGGAGGCCAGTTTCGATTATCTTCACAATGAAGGTGAACGTGTACTATTAGAGGCTATGGATGAATTAGAAGTCGCGTTCTCGCATCCGCTTGCTAAGCGTACGGAATGCAATCatattttcctaaatttcGTACCCACAGTTATTATGGATCCAGTAAGAATAGAAGAAAGCGTGACCAGTATGGTACTGAGGTACGGCCCGAGATTATGGAAATTACGAGTACGTCAGGCTGAGATTAAAATGACGATTCGGCCAGCACCAGGGAAACCAACGTCTATTTTACGTTTGTGCATTGCCAACGATAGCGGATATAGCATAGATTTGCATCTTTATATGGAGGCAACTGATCCAAAGACTGGTATCATTCGTTTCGAATCTTATCCTTCTTCGACGGCAAATGGTACCTGGAGACCAGGACCTATGCATGGTCTTCCAATTTCTACGCCATATCTAACCAAAGATTATCTTCAAGCAAAACGGTTCCAAGCACAAAGTTCTGGTACAACGTATGTATATGATTTACCTGACATGTTTAGACAACAAACCGAAAAGATGTGGATTAAACACATAGAAGAAAGGCCACAGTGCAATATAACTATTCCAAATCCTGTGATGGATTGTGTGGAATTAGTATTAGAGGGTGACAATTTAGTGGAACAAAAACGACTCCCTGGTGAGAATAATGTTGGTATGGTCGCTTGGAGATTGAGACTTTATACACCAGAATATCCAGTATCTGGCCGAGATATTATACTGATAGCAAACGATTTGACACATTTGATTGGTTCTTTTGGTCCGAAGGAAGACTTAGTGTTCTGCAGAGCGTCTGAAAGAGCTAGACAGCTTGGAATTCCTCGAATATATTTCTCTGCAAATTCTGGCGCTCGCATTGGTCTAGCAGAAGAAGTGAAAGCGTTGTTCAGAATTGCTTGGGAGGATGAGGATGAACCGGAGAAAGgatttagatatatatatttaacaccAGATGATTACGCGCGTTTAGCACCGCTTAATTCAGTGAAAACTTCGTTGATCGAAGATAAGGGAGAATCTCGTTACAAGATTACCGATATTATTGGTAAAGATGACGGTCTTggtgtagaaaatttaaaatacgcTGGTATGATTGCCGGAGAAACATCGAAAGCCTATGACGAAATCGTTACGATTTCCATTGTATCTTGTAGAGCGATTGGTATCGGTGCTTACCTAGTACGTCTTGGACAAAGGGTCAtccaaatagaaaattctcaCATCATTTTAACCGGTTACAAAGCATTGAATACTGTGTTAGGCCGTGAAGTATACGCTAGTAATAATCAGTTAGGTGGTATACAAATTATGCATAATAATGGGGTATCACATGCAACAAACGTAAGGGACCTAGAGGGTGTTGCCACTGCTTTAAGATGGTTAAGCTACTGTCCCAAATTTAAGGGTGCACCCCTTCCTATATTATCAGCACCATTTCCTGATCCAGTCGACAGAGAAATCATGTATGTTCCTACAAAAGCAGCATATGATCCAAGATTCATGCTCGAAGGTAGAATACAAAATGGTACAAATTATTGGGAAAGTGGATTCTTCGATCGTGGCTCTTGGcag GAAATCATGAGGCCTTGGGCTCAAACTGTAGTAACTGGACGAGCAAGATTAGGCGGAATACCTTGTGGTGTTATTGCAGTAGAAACAAGAACCGTTGAGTTGCACTTACCTGCTGATCCTGCTAATCTCGATTCGGAAGCTAAAACGATATCTCAGGCAGGGCAAGTATGGTTCCCTGACAGTGCATACAAAACTGCTCAAGCTATCAAAGACTTTGGAAAAGAAGAGCTAccgctttttatttttgctaatTGGAGAGGATTTTCTGGTGGAATGAAAg ACATGTACGAGCAAATTATCAAATTCGGTGCTTATATTGTGGATGGCTTACGAGAATATACCAAAccaatatttgtatatatccCACCAAATGGAGAACTAAGAGGTGGTGCTTGGGCTGTTGTTGATCCAACGATAAATCCTCGCTACATGGAAATGTTTGCTGACAATACAAGCAGAGGTGGAGTTTTAGAACCTGGTGGAATAGTAGAAATCAAGTTTAGATCTAAAGACATAATTAAAGCTATGCATAGGGTTGATTCAGTAATACAGAAGCTTAAA GAAAATCTAACTAATGCAAACTCAGCTGAAGAACGAACAGACATTGAAGGCCAAATTCGTAAGAGAGAGCAACTTTTAGAACCTATGTATCGGCAAGTAGCAGTTCACTTCGCGGATCTTCATGATACGCCAGAGAGAATGTTTGAGAAAAATACCATTCATGATATTATTCCATGGCAAAAAGCACGCAAACTGCTTTATTGGCGACTTAGAAGAAGACTTTTGGAGGatgaaataaagaaggaaattctATCAACCCAACACACTTTGGACGTTAGACAAGTCGGTGCAATGTTGCGTAGATGGTTTATAGAAGACAAAGGTGCCACAGAATCTTATCTGTGGGATCAAGATGAAGCTGCAACGAATTGGTTGGAGAATCAACGTCAAGATGAAAATAGTGTTGTTTCCCGTAACATCACTTGTGTAAGACAAGACGCAATCGTTTCTCGAGTCAAAGAAGCCCTTGAAACTTGTCCAGAAGTGAGATTAAATgcaattttagaaattgcGCACAGATTACAACCGGCAGAACGTGCAGAATTGCAAAGAACTTTATTACAGATAGAAACGACCACACAAGAACACCACAATGATTCAAGTGCTTCGTCCTAa